The following coding sequences lie in one Fusarium poae strain DAOMC 252244 chromosome 1, whole genome shotgun sequence genomic window:
- a CDS encoding hypothetical protein (BUSCO:27016at5125) — MSHGPPPPHGAPHHNNFNNFYGFNLDIGCLPDMTGGQVNNTHTLPCDAMGAGGQDNDLMSMLDNNMLGGIVDDVSMGLDSADDSNMNGSFGNGQTSTEESVARAENQFNTAANNVPGAGPLPAGAFAQMNLAGASTLTEFTKRRNWPAKVVEELRDFLQILDANGRIKYASPSILQVTGYSVDEIQDVFLKDLIHPDDQGVFVAELNESIASGNPLRLFYRFKKKDAEYAIFETVGHAHIAGAKFAPNPNNQSPFCQAVFMMARPYPTKNAGLLDSFLEHKIENERLKRRIAELRREEEAENDEAQKQWMQSQEGRSDMTPSEGTGVSSSTFYRPGSERGMKETDRMALNKALTRENLEGSGGNRQDSLKDKMARYEGASHTDTIEMLTGLRYIEGERSRGITTGNASPTLIKGDAGIAIPMERDPRTGDKKKKLKTSEEYVCTDCGTLDSPEWRKGPQGPKTLCNACGLRWAKREKKRTTSHPPTIDQSVA; from the exons ATGTCTCACGGACCTCCTCCGCCTCACGGCGCCCCTCACCACAACAACTTCAACAACTTCTACGGTTTCAATCTCGATATCGGTTGTCTCCCTGACATGACAGGTGGCCAGGTCAATAATACCCATACCCTCCCCTGCGATGCT ATGGGAGCTGGTGGTCAGGATAACGATCTTATGTCAATGCTCGATAATAATATGCTTGGCGGTATTGTGGACGACGTTTCCATGGGTCTCGATTCCGCTGATGACTCCAACATGAACGGCTCCTTTGGTAATGGTCAAACATCTACAGAAGAGTCGGTTGCGAGAGCCGAAAATCAATTCAACACTGCCGCCAACAACGTGCCTGGCGCAGGGCCCCTCCCAGCTGGCGCGTTCGCACAGATGAATCTCGCTGGTGCCAGCACCCTCACTGAATTCACCAAGCGAAGAAACTGGCCCGCCAAAGTTGTGGAGGAATTGAGAGATTTTTTGCAAATTCTTGATGCCAATGGTCGCATCAAATACGCGTCACCGAGTATTCTACAGGTCACCGGATATAGTGTGGATGAGATTCAAGATGTTTTTCTTAAGGATCTGATCCACCCAGACGACCAAGGTGTTTTTGTCGCAGAACTCAACGAATCCATCGCGTCTGGCAACCCGCTACGACTTTTCTACCgtttcaagaagaaggatgccGAATATGCGATTTTTGAGACCGTCGGCCACGCTCATATTGCTGGCGCCAAATTCGCTCCGAACCCCAACAATCAATCGCCCTTCTGCCAAGCTGTGTTTATGATGGCGCGTCCGTACCCGACAAAAAATGCTGGACTTTTGGACTCCTTTCTCGAGCACAAGATTGAAAACGAACGATTGAAACGACGCATCGCCGAACTTCGCCGCGAAGAGGAGGCCGAGAATGACGAGGCGCAGAAACAATGGATGCAGAGCCAGGAGGGCCGATCGGACATGACGCCCTCTGAAGGAACAGGTGTATCGTCAAGCACCTTCTACCGCCCAGGTAGTGAAAGAGGGATGAAAGAAACTGATCGAATGGCCCTCAACAAAGCACTCACACGCGAGAACCTCGAGGGATCAGGCGGCAATCGCCAAGATTCCCTCAAAGATAAGATGGCACGTTATGAAGGGGCTTCTCACACGGATACGATCGAGATGCTTACGGGTTTACGATATATCGAAGGCGAACGAAGCAGGGGAATCACAACGGGTAACGCAAGCCCAACTTTAATCAAGGGTGACGCAGGTATTGCAATTCCGATGGAGCGAGACCCACGAACAGGcgacaagaaaaagaagctcaagactTCGGAGGAATATGTCTGTACTGATTGCG GCACGTTGGATTCTCCAGAATGGAGAAAGGGACCCCAAGGACCCAAGACGTTGTGCAATGCCTGTGGGCTACGATGGGCcaagagggagaagaagaggaccaCCAGCCATCCTCCGACAATTGATCAGTCGGTCGCCTAG
- a CDS encoding hypothetical protein (BUSCO:2136at5125) codes for MSRIDKLSISGVRSFSPSVREAIQFNTPLTLIVGYNGSGKTTIIECLKYATTGELPPNSKGGAFIHDPKLCGEKEVMAQVKLQFRSINDRQHVATRSLQLTVKKTTRSQKTLDCSLVVVNNGERSTTSTRQAQLDEMIPERLGVSPAILDAVIFCHQDESLWPLSEPAALKKRFDEIFEAMKYTKAIDNLKVLRKKQVEQLSKLQNDEAHNKVNKDRGDRAEKRMKALQAEIEGSRETCESISAEMEETQEKIRTTRETANSHLAIVQNLDTKREQLEYREEAVKELRSTIEELPDDDGKLESDLAHYEDRMQHLQDEADQNKAQYNELQNELGQSRKELSTKLSEQGKHQSDKDKYERQLKIRKEMIQEAAQSYGFSGFDGDLSDNHVKSFNDRLQKLLTEKKRDLERLQKENSAELDRATGVITELEGRKAARTQDRVSAKQRMSAIEKRTAVLQNESSQIDVDEGAKAVLDGQMQDLDSRFQAAQKTFEKADWDRQLSDENDKLHSLESDNDRLGRELVECTRLASERAQLDYRKKELADRKRKLDTLTSTWKPKLDKVLGSDWEPETLESKFQALVKDQNKVVTEAQKRLDQTRQKQQKVDFRLRTAKDSRDKKSKEAAACQQQVVNALLTVRDNAIVDDYKEEVEAAESQVEELRNDLSLFDALVDYYTKCKRLLDTKRKCLLCDRHFDESQAASMERLSKRIDKHLDPKGKVDTEKDLKEMVSSLEKLRSVRGSYDTYERLTAELPSLREDCKTAETEFDALERQVEEQASVASAEEEKQKDLEDMSKTVSNIGQTVKDIAESETQVDRIMSQQMSGGATRSPDEIHDLQASLSDQMRTLKNRISKLTTDRQRTKDQLNSLELEKSELRNKISRAAGQLDKKQDLQNQIQALKEEVSHQRDVIQRADEELETIEPNIAEARSARDEVLRRGRAKEQVIVDARDNVANSVNEMKMMDTDIQGYIDRGGPSNLASNQRAIAALEKTIASTEKEVADLTVRTNKLKQDIDNGDRKKKNIKDNLNYRKNLRTIDVIRQEIAELEERNADEDYERLQSEARMQENHYNRLLAERGSVMGTMKTKDEELGRLLQEWEMDYKDAKKKYRESHIRVETTKAAIEDLAQCSSAVDKAVMQFHSMKMAEVNRIAGELWQSTYQGTDIDTILIRSDNESNTGKRNYNYRLCMVKQDTEMDMRGRCSAGQKVLASIIIRLALAESFGVNCGLIALDEPTTNLDRDNIKSLAESLHMIIKARQAQSNFQLIVITHDEDFLRHMRCSDFCDSFFRVRRDERQNSVISRESITKIF; via the exons ATGTCTAGAATCGACAAGCTTTCGATTTCGGGTGTCCGATCTTTTAGCCCTTCTGTTCGAGAGGCTATTCAGTTCAACACCCCTCTAACTCTTATTGTGGGTTACAACGGCTCCGGTAAAACGACAATTATCGAATGTCTGAAGTATGCCACCACCGGCGAGTTGCCGCCCAACAGCAAGGGCGGCGCTTTCATCCATGACCCCAAG CTTTGTGGCGAGAAAGAGGTTATGGCCCAAGTGAAACTGCAATTTCGATCCATCAACGACCGTCAACATGTCGCGACCCGAAGTCTACAGCTTACTGTCAAGAAGACGACCCGGTCTCAGAAAACCCTAGATTGCTCCCTCGTCGTCGTGAACAATGGAGAACGAAGCACCACATCAACTCGACAGGCCCAGCTAGACGAGATGATACCAGAACGTCTTGGCGTTTCACCTGCAATTCTCGATGCCGTCATTTTCTGTCACCAAGATGAATCTCTCTGGCCCCTGAGCGAACCAGCCGCCTTGAAGAAACGGTTCGACGAAATCTTCGAGGCTATGAAATATACCAAAGCCATCGACAATCTCAAGGTTCTCCGAAAGAAGCAGGTTGAACAGTTAAGCAAACTCCAGAATGACGAGGCTCACAACAAGGTAAACAAAGATCGAGGTGACCGTGCAGAAAAGAGGATGAAGGCCTTGCAAGCTGAAATCGAAGGGTCTCGCGAGACCTGCGAGTCCATCAGTGCCGAAATGGAAGAAACCCAAGAGAAAATCAGGACCACTCGGGAAACGGCAAACAGCCATCTTGCGATCGTGCAAAACCTTGACACAAAGCGCGAACAGCTTGAATACAGGGAAGAGGCTGTCAAAGAACTGAGGTCCACTATTGAGGAACTCCCCGATGATGACGGCAAATTGGAGAGCGATCTTGCACATTATGAGGATCGTATGCAACATCTCCAAGACGAGGCCGACCAGAACAAGGCTCAGTACAACGAGTTGCAGAATGAACTAGGACAATCCCGAAAGGAATTATCTACTAAGCTTTCCGAACAAGGCAAGCATCAGTCAGACAAAGACAAATACGAACGTCAATTAAAGATACGAAAGGAGATGATCCAAGAAGCCGCTCAGTCGTATGGCTTCTCGGGCTTTGACGGGGATCTTTCAGACAACCACGTCAAGTCATTCAATGATCGCCTTCAGAAACTCCTCACTGAGAAAAAAAGGGACTTGGAGCGCTTGCAGAAGGAGAACTCTGCCGAGTTGGACCGGGCTACCGGTGTCATCACCGAGCTAGAGGGCCGCAAAGCTGCCCGCACTCAAGATCGCGTGTCAGCCAAACAACGAATGAGCGCCATCGAAAAGCGCACTGCGGTGCTGCAGAACGAGTCGAGCCAGATCGACGTTGATGAGGGTGCCAAAGCTGTACTCGATGGGCAGATGCAAGATCTTGACAGCAGATTCCAAGCAGCCCAAAAGACCTTTGAAAAAGCGGATTGGGACCGGCAGCTATCGGACGAAAATGATAAGCTTCATTCACTAGAGAGTGATAACGACAGGCTTGGCAGAGAGCTCGTTGAGTGCACTCGTCTTGCGTCCGAAAGAGCCCAGCTTGACTACAGGAAGAAGGAACTCGCTGACCGCAAGCGCAAGCTTGACACCCTGACGAGTACCTGGAAACCGAAGCTGGACAAGGTCCTTGGTAGTGATTGGGAGCCAGAAACGTTGGAATCCAAGTTTCAAGCATTGGTTAAGGACCAGAATAAAGTGGTTACTGAGGCTCAGAAGCGACTTGATCAGACCcgacagaaacaacaaaAAGTTGATTTTCGCTTGAGGACAGCCAAAGACTCCCGCGATAAGAAGTCCAAAGAAGCAGCTGCTTGTCAACAACAAGTGGTCAATGCCCTTCTCACTGTTCGTGACAACGCTATTGTCGATGATTACAAAGAAGAAGTCGAGGCTGCTGAATCCCAGGTCGAGGAACTGCGCAACGACCTCAGTCTCTTCGACGCACTCGTGGACTACTACACCAAATGTAAGCGTCTACTAGACACGAAGCGAAAATGCTTGCTTTGTGATCGTCACTTTGATGAGAGTCAAGCTGCGAGCATGGAACGGTTGAGCAAGAGGATAGACAAGCATCTTGACCCGAAGGGTAAGGTCGACACAGAAAAGGATCTCAAGGAGATGGTCTCGAGTCTAGAGAAGCTGCGATCTGTACGCGGTTCCTACGACACATACGAGCGATTGACGGCCGAACTGCCTTCTCTTCGCGAAGACTGCAAGACTGCAGAGACAGAATTTGACGCCTTGGAGAGACAAGTTGAAGAGCAAGCGTCTGTTGCATCcgctgaggaggagaagcagAAAGATCTGGAGGACATGTCCAAGACTGTTTCCAACATTGGGCAAACCGTCAAAGACATTGCCGAGTCGGAAACCCAGGTTGATCGTATTATGTCTCAGCAGATGTCAGGCGGAGCAACTCGAAGCCCTGACGAGATTCATGACCTCCAGGCTAGTTTGTCTGATCAAATGAGGACTTTAAAGAATCGTATTTCAAAGTTGACTACGGATCGTCAACGTACAAAAGATCAGCTCAACTCTCTCGAGCTCGAGAAGAGTGAGCTGAGAAACAAAATCAGCCGGGCAGCCGGACAATTGGACAAGAAGCAAGACCTGCAAAATCAGATCCAGGCACTGAAGGAAGAAGTCTCTCACCAACGAGATGTCATTCAACGTGCCGATGAGGAGTTGGAGACAATCGAACCCAACATTGCAGAGGCAAGGTCTGCTCGTGATGAAGTTCTCCGACGCGGTCGGGCTAAGGAACAGGTCATTGTCGACGCCCGTGACAACGTCGCAAACTCGGTGaatgagatgaagatgatggataCAGATATCCAGGGCTATATCGATCGTGGTGGTCCTTCCAACCTGGCATCCAACCAAAGAGCCAttgccgcacttgagaagaCAATCGCGAGTACCGAAAAGGAGGTTGCAGATCTCACTGTCCGCACAAACAAGCTGAAACAAGACATTGACAACGGAGAccggaagaagaagaacatcaaggacAACCTCAACTATCGCAAAAATCTTCGTACCATCGATGTCATCCGTCAAGAGATCGCTGAGCTGGAGGAGCGTAATGCTGACGAGGACTATGAACGTCTTCAATCTGAAGCCCGTATGCAAGAAAATCATTATAATCGTCTCCTGGCGGAGCGTGGCTCCGTGATGGGAACTATGAAAACCAAGGACGAGGAGCTTGGAAGACTGCTTCAGGAGTGGGAGATGGATTACAAGGACGCCAAGAAAAAGTATCGAGAGTCGCATATCCGGGTGGAGACCACCAAAGCTGCTATTGAGGATCTGGCCCAGTGTAGCTCGGCTGTTGACAAAGCTGTAATGCAGTTTCACTCGATGAAGATGGCCGAGGTGAATCGTATCGCTGGCGAACTATGGCAGAGCACCTACCAAGGAACCGACATTGATACAATTCTCATCCGTTCGGATAATGAGTCAAACACAGGCAAACGCAACTACAACTACCGACTCTGTATGGTGAAGCAAGACACCGAGATGGATATGCGTGGCCGATGTTCTGCTGGACAAAAGGTGCTCGCATCCATCATTATTCGTTTAGCACTGGCTGAATCATTTGGTGTCAACTGCGGTCTCATTGCGCTGGATGAACCTACGACCAACCTGGATCGTGACAACATCAAGAGTCTGGCAGAAAGCTTACATATGATTATCAAAGCTCGTCAGGCTCAGAGCAACTTCCAGCTCATTGTCATCACTCACGACGAGGACTTTTTGCGACATATGAGATGTAGCGATTTCTGCGACAGTTTCTTCCGTGTCAGGCGTGACGAGCGACAGAACAGTGTTATTTCGAGAGAAAGTATTACCAAGATATTTTAG
- a CDS encoding hypothetical protein (TransMembrane:14 (i72-96o108-127i139-158o164-185i197-218o224-247i259-281o293-313i334-353o373-391i398-416o428-449i461-484o542-559i)): MVVSVPTPEHRTSSDSTLDVERDGINPGSNEPTAAAEATPNGAATAPAGSSPLPGAPGAGDPEAGRTRSENILIMGALCLALFLAALDTTIITTAVPTIANEFNSSQGYVWIGTAYLLGNAAFVPTWGKISDIFGRKPVILAAAIIFWIGSLLCAVSNGMGMLIASRAIQGIGGGGLIVLPNIAISDLFSMRNRGMYFGILGMVWALASAVGPILGGVFTSQVTWRWCFYINLPISAVAFVILVFFLKLHNPRTPMKEGLMALDWPGSILIIGGTVMWLLGLEFGGVSFPWNSATTICLIVFGIFVVGLFILYEWKVAKIPVLPIRLFSARNSIASYGVGFTHAFVFMSGSYWLPLYYQGVLGASSLLSGVYLLPYVLSLSFVSAGAGVYIKKTGQYKLVIVLGLIVTVIGFGLFIDLEPRANWAKIIVFQIVAGIGIGPNFQAPLIALQTNVEPRDIGSATSCFSFIRQLGTSISVVVGGVIFNNEMEKQYPKLEEELGSSLASRLSGANAAGSVELVGSLTGEDGRVAKTAFWNSLRTMYIVYTCFAGLSLAISLMIKQVNLSKEHQEHKTGLKSLKRRGDEKSEPEEEEGVTTGNEKTTDN; encoded by the coding sequence ATGGTCGTCTCAGTGCCGACACCAGAGCATAGGACTAGTTCGGACAGCACTCTTGACGTGGAAAGAGATGGCATAAATCCAGGCTCAAACGAGCCTACAGCAGCAGCCGAAGCAACCCCAAATGGAGCCGCGACCGCGCCGGCTGGCAGCAGCCCCTTACCCGGTGCACCTGGGGCTGGCGATCCCGAGGCCGGACGGACCAGGTCGGAGAACATCTTGATTATGGGCGCTCTGTGTCTTGCACTATTCCTTGCCGCTCTAGATAcgaccatcatcaccaccgcgGTTCCCACTATTGCCAATGAGTTTAACTCGAGTCAAGGTTATGTCTGGATAGGAACTGCCTATCTGCTGGGCAACGCTGCGTTTGTGCCAACATGGGGCAAGATTTCGGACATTTTTGGCCGTAAGCCAGTTATTCTCGCTGCGGCTATCATCTTCTGGATTGGTTCTCTTCTGTGTGCTGTAAGTAACGGCATGGGCATGCTCATTGCCTCGCGTGCTATCCAAGGCATCGGTGGAGGTGGTCTAATCGTGTTGCCCAATATTGCTATCAGCGATCTCTTCTCCATGCGAAACCGCGGCATGTACTTTGGCATTCTCGGCATGGTGTGGGCATTGGCATCTGCAGTTGGACCTATTCTCGGTGGTGTCTTTACTAGCCAGGTCACCTGGCGATGGTGTTTCTATATCAACCTTCCCATCAGCGCCGTTGCCTTTGTCATCCTCGTCTTTTTCCTAAAGCTGCATAATCCTCGCACGCCAATGAAGGAGGGTCTCATGGCTCTGGACTGGCCAGGCAGCATTCTCATTATTGGCGGCACCGTCATGTGGTTGTTGGGACTCGAATTTGGTGGTGTTTCGTTCCCTTGGAACTCTGCCACGACCATCTGTCTCATCGTCTTTGGCATCTTCGTCGTTGGACTTTTCATTTTATACGAGTGGAAGGTTGCCAAGATCCCTGTTCTTCCTATCCGACTCTTCAGCGCACGGAACAGCATCGCCTCCTACGGTGTTGGCTTTACTCATGCATTTGTTTTCATGTCTGGTAGTTACTGGCTTCCGCTCTACTACCAGGGTGTTCTCGGTGCGTCGTCACTGCTTTCTGGTGTCTACCTACTTCCGTACGTGCTGTCCCTCTCGTTCGTCTCGGCTGGAGCTGGTGTATACATCAAGAAGACAGGCCAGTATAAGCTCGTCATTGTGCTGGGCTTGATTGTAACCGTTATCGGGTTTGGCTTGTTCATCGACCTCGAACCGCGTGCCAACTGGGCCAAGATTATCGTCTTTCAGATCGTCGCCGGAATCGGTATAGGTCCCAACTTCCAGGCCCCCCTGATCGCACTTCAGACCAACGTCGAGCCGCGAGATATCGGTTCCGCGACTTCATGCTTCTCTTTCATTCGCCAGCTAGGCACTTCCATCTCCGTCGTGGTAGGCGGCGTCATTTTCAACAATGAGATGGAGAAGCAGTATCCAAAACTCGAGGAAGAACTCGGCTCTAGTCTCGCCAGTAGACTCTCCGGAGCCAACGCGGCAGGTAGTGTAGAGCTTGTAGGGTCTTTAACAGGAGAGGACGGCAGGGTGGCCAAGACGGCGTTTTGGAACAGTCTGCGAACCATGTACATTGTGTACACGTGTTTTGCTGGTCTGTCGCTCGCCATCAGTCTTATGATCAAGCAGGTCAATCTTAGCAAGGAGCACCAGGAACATAAGACCGGTCTTAAATCGCTAAAACGCCGTGGCGACGAAAAAAGTGAAcccgaagaggaagagggcGTGACTACAGGTAACGAGAAAACTACAGACAATTAG
- a CDS encoding hypothetical protein (TransMembrane:8 (i90-111o131-153i160-180o214-237i258-282o294-314i321-339o359-385i)~BUSCO:34626at5125) has product MTTRLDSRKSLLGADNGYGYGHSYNNSYDNSYAPSPVPSPQPIPQPPAFQAAVEPTYNQGFAYREGLTPSVPPQSMKNGKIDFMKSRWPACFMAVSLLQAVLCICFEAYIFGKFQVNLGAHNPDPEVQSQYKTIPTFLTLFIFGFLYTLVVVWDALRQKNTIQIIGVCFSNLALMVYTTIQVDQIKEAFDILGEKNALRPEMPAAELWHDVKPYLVAIPAIIALATLVMGFLSWKIYQEYAWDILKNIGADYRMKKRFLHYQIYIALLKFDFFFFLGFIVQFVVVVADKDDPEFALTIVTIPITILILLAAAFFTRRENKAGMVAIIVLYLGGLSYFIFKLVRIYQPGHKQNYEAVRRSLTAFAVITILLILLTIINAVVCMLNFGKGLKPHLQALSRKRKVEEKPDVNSINMQDVKPQIPSRMTID; this is encoded by the exons ATGACTACTCGATTGGACTCTCGCAAATCGCTTCTAGGGGCGGACAACGGCTACGGATACGGCCACTCGTACAACAACTCATACGACAACAGCTACGCCCCGTCTCCTGTTCCATCGCCACAGCCCATCCCTCAACCTCCCGCATTCCAGGCCGCCGTGGAGCCAACATATAACCAAGGTTTCGCCTACCGGGAAGGACTTACTCCTTCTGTTCCTCCACAAAGTATGAAGAACGGAAAGATCGATTTCATGAAGAGCCGATGGCCGGCTTGCTTCATGGCTGTTTCTCTCCTACAGGCCGTTCTCTGTATTTGCTTCGAAGC ATACATCTTTGGCAAATTCCAGGTCAACCTTGGTGCTCATAACCCCGATCCCGAAGTCCAATCTCAGTACAAGACTATTCCTACTTTCCTAACGCTTTTTATTTTCGGTTTCCTTTACACACTCGTTGTCGTCTGGGATGCTCTTCGCCAAAAGAACACCATTCAGATCATCGGCGTCTGCTTCTCCAACCTCGCCCTTATGGTTTACACCACCATTCAAGTCGATCAAATCAAAGAGGCCTTTGATATTCTTGGTGAAAAGAATGCCCTCCGACCTGAAATGCCTGCAGCAGAACTCTGGCACGACGTGAAGCCCTACCTGGTGGCTATTCCCGCCATCATTGCCCTTGCCACCCTTGTTATGGGCTTCCTTTCTTGGAAGATCTACCAGGAGTATGCTTGGGATATTCTCAAGAACATCGGTGCTGATTATCGCATGAAGAAGCGATTCCTTCACTACCAG ATTTATATCGCTCTGCTCAAGTTcgatttcttcttcttcctcggctTCATCGTTCAGTTCGTTGTCGTCGTCGCCGACAAGGATGATCCTGAATTCGCCCTCACCATCGTCACCATCCCCATCACCATTTTGATTCTCCTCGCCGCCGCATTCTTCACCCGCCGCGAGAACAAGGCCGGCATGGTTGCTATCATCGTTCTTTACCTCGGAGGTCTCAGCTACTTCATCTTTAAGTTGGTTCGAATTTACCAACCAGGTCACAAGCAAAACTACGAAGCTGTTCGCCGATCGTTGACTGCATTCGCCGTCATCACcattcttctcatcctcctcaccatcatcaacgccgtcgTGTGTATGCTTAATTTCGGCAAGGGACTCAAGCCTCATCTCCAGGCTTTGTCTCGCAAGCGCAAGGTTGAGGAGAAGCCCGATGTCAACTCCATCAACATGCAGGATGTCAAGCCTCAGATTCCCAGCCGTATGACTATCGACTAA
- a CDS encoding hypothetical protein (BUSCO:29079at5125) — protein sequence MATDNDRGSPFAPLMAELARMRNKTLKTAIHDVDEVLDLLTKARDQIAQDPDRAIMVMTTLQNPVKARFERITTDLKDVTKAQKGFGKALDKALPHRELPMETDAMADHPGLINRAIAMHLLREGQFSVASTFLKEATDHPPHRETHSVSRTDEDGDDDMDDDDNEEEEEIEDDLEGLHSEHLQRKFSEMYNILSELKNRNLIPAINWANMNSTQLEAKGSTLEFELIKLQYVWLFKGPSVNGLPDDPVRNGLGGALNYGRQHFTRFQGRHLLEIQQLSCAMVYASNLAGSPYKHIFDGDDAFEDVAMSFTREFCSLLGLSAESPLYVAVTAGSIALPRLIKYTTYMKEKKTEWTTENELAFETPLPESMIYHPIFVCPVSKEQTTQDNPPMMLGCGHVICRESLQNIVKAARYKCPYCPTEGHLKDATKIRL from the exons ATGGCGACCGATAACGATCGTGGGTCGCCCTTTGCACCGCTCATGGCTGAGCTGGCGCGTATGAGAAACAAGACCCTCAAGACAGCGATCCATGATGTAGATGAGGTTCTAGATCTTCTGACTAAAGCTCGGGATCAGATAGCTCAGG ACCCAGATAGAGCTATCATGGTCATGACCACCCTCCAAAATCCAGTCAAAGCTCGCTTCGAGCGTATTACAACAGATTTGAAGGATGTCACAAAGGCACAAAAGGGATTCGGAAAGGCTCTTGACAAG GCTTTGCCTCACCGAGAACTACCCATGGAGACAGACGCAATGGCCGATCACCCAGGTCTTATCAACAGAGCTATAGCCATGCACCTACTTCGAGAGGGACAATTCTCTGTTGCATCGACTTTCCTCAAGGAGGCTACTGaccatcctcctcatcgcGAAACCCACTCGGTCTCACGTACAGACGAAGATGGCGACGACGATATGGACGATGACGAcaacgaagaggaggaggaaataGAAGACGATTTGGAAGGTCTGCATTCGGAGCACCTCCAGAGGAAGTTCTCCGAAATGTACAACATTCTCTCAGAGCTCAAAAACCGTAACCTCATACCCGCCATCAACTGGGCCAACATGAACAGCACTCAATTGGAGGCAAAAGGCAGCACTCTTGAGTTTGAGCTCATTAAGCTTCAGTACGTTTGGCTGTTCAAGGGACCCTCTGTCAACGGCCTGCCCGATGACCCCGTAAGAAACGGACTAGGTGGCGCCTTGAACTACGGTCGTCAACACTTCACCCGCTTCCAGGGCCGACATCTTCTAGAGATCCAACAGCTTTCCTGCGCGATGGTGTATGCATCTAACCTCGCTGGCTCTCCATACAAGCACATATTCGATGGCGATGATGCTTTCGAAGATGTCGCCATGTCTTTCACGCGCGAGTTTTGCTCCCTCCTCGGCCTGTCGGCTGAGTCGCCTCTCTATGTAGCTGTCACAGCGGGTTCGATCGCTCTGCCCCGCCTGATCAAGTACACCACGTAcatgaaggagaagaagacggAGTGGACGACAGAGAATGAATTGGCTTTTGAGACACCACTGCCCGAATCGATGATTTACCACCCCATTTTTGTTTGCCCTGTGAGCAAAGAACAAACTACGCAGGACAATCCGCCAATGATGTTGGGTTGCGGACACGTCATTTGTCGCGAGTCGTTGCAAAACATAGTAAAGGCAGCGCGGTACAAATGCCCTTATTGTCCGACAGAAGGTCACCTTAAGGATGCCACTAAAATCAGATTATGA